In one Haemophilus parainfluenzae genomic region, the following are encoded:
- a CDS encoding ComEA family DNA-binding protein produces MKSLKSLLTLTSLALAVSGSALATNTSVLPTKEDVVTNSKSMVESTKADIKNAANDKLKSMTDSASSTKSTALDKVKEAKEKATSAKDAMKDKATSAKNAVKEKASALKEKATENNQPSMKDKTTEKLNSVKDNAKEKASEAKTKAADKVKEVKEKATSTKESAKEKVASSAKVNINKADAETLQKLSGIGEKKAQAIIDYRNKVGKIKSAAELSNIDGIGEATIEKITPFLSF; encoded by the coding sequence ATGAAATCTTTAAAATCACTTTTAACATTAACATCACTCGCATTAGCGGTATCAGGTTCTGCATTAGCAACGAATACTTCCGTATTGCCAACAAAAGAAGATGTTGTAACGAATTCAAAATCAATGGTTGAAAGCACAAAAGCTGATATAAAAAATGCGGCAAATGATAAGCTTAAATCAATGACAGATAGTGCAAGTTCAACAAAATCAACTGCATTAGATAAAGTAAAAGAGGCTAAAGAAAAAGCGACATCAGCAAAAGATGCCATGAAAGACAAAGCGACTTCTGCAAAAAATGCGGTAAAAGAGAAAGCATCTGCTTTAAAAGAAAAAGCGACTGAGAATAATCAACCGTCCATGAAAGACAAAACCACTGAAAAATTAAATTCAGTTAAAGATAATGCGAAAGAAAAAGCATCTGAAGCAAAAACAAAAGCCGCAGATAAAGTAAAAGAAGTGAAAGAAAAAGCGACTTCAACAAAAGAGTCAGCAAAAGAGAAAGTGGCTTCTTCTGCAAAAGTAAACATCAATAAAGCGGATGCAGAAACATTACAAAAACTTTCTGGTATCGGTGAGAAAAAAGCACAAGCGATTATTGATTACCGTAACAAAGTGGGCAAAATCAAAAGTGCTGCCGAGCTTTCTAATATTGATGGTATCGGTGAAGCTACAATTGAAAAAATCACGCCATTCTTAAGTTTCTAA
- the sfsA gene encoding DNA/RNA nuclease SfsA codes for MQLPTLQSAKLIRRYKRFLTDIELPNGEVITIHCANTGAMTGCGEKGDTVWYSHSDSQTRKYPHSWELTQLANGQLVCINTHRSNQLVFEALQNKQIKELAMYDEIYPEVKYGEENSRIDFLLKGGGLPDCYVEVKSITFVKGTLGMFPDAVTTRGQKHVRELLAMKKQGHRAVVLFAGLHDGFDRFKIAEFVDPEYDRLLKDAKSQGVEAYAYAGKFDISDGIPTALSLTESVPYID; via the coding sequence ATGCAACTTCCTACCCTACAATCCGCAAAATTAATTCGCCGCTATAAGCGTTTTTTGACTGATATTGAATTACCAAATGGTGAAGTGATCACGATTCATTGTGCAAATACTGGTGCAATGACTGGCTGTGGTGAAAAAGGCGATACCGTTTGGTACTCTCATTCTGATAGCCAAACTCGCAAATATCCACACAGTTGGGAATTAACGCAATTAGCAAATGGCCAACTTGTTTGCATTAATACTCACAGATCCAATCAGTTAGTCTTTGAAGCCTTGCAAAATAAGCAAATTAAAGAACTCGCTATGTATGATGAAATTTATCCTGAAGTGAAATATGGTGAAGAAAATAGCCGTATCGACTTCTTACTTAAAGGTGGGGGCTTGCCAGATTGTTATGTTGAAGTGAAATCAATCACTTTTGTAAAAGGCACATTAGGGATGTTTCCCGATGCGGTAACTACTCGTGGACAAAAACATGTTCGCGAGCTTTTAGCTATGAAAAAACAAGGACATCGAGCCGTTGTTCTCTTTGCCGGATTACATGATGGCTTCGATCGTTTTAAAATCGCTGAGTTTGTAGATCCTGAATATGATCGCCTTTTAAAAGACGCCAAATCTCAGGGCGTTGAAGCTTATGCTTATGCGGGAAAATTTGACATTTCAGATGGAATTCCGACCGCACTTTCTCTCACTGAAAGTGTGCCGTACATCGATTAA
- the sucA gene encoding 2-oxoglutarate dehydrogenase E1 component: MQHYNAFDEWLASTALGGSNQSYIEELYERYLEDPSSVDESWRATFDALPKTIAVEQPHSPVRDYFRRLARENTTEAVTVIDPEASAKLVKVLQFINAYRFRGHLEAKLDPINYYRWKVSTVPELDYRYHGFTEQDLNETFNINHYVYHRDNIKLGDLAEMLKETYCGSIGLEFMHVQDMEQKSWLQSKLESQLNKPLFTKEEKINLLSELTAADGLERYLGAKFPGAKRFSLEGSDAFIPLMKEIIRHASKQGVQDVMFGMAHRGRLNMLVNVLGKKPEDLFDEFAGKHSGERTGDVKYHQGFSSDFAVDDRRVHLTLAFNPSHLEIVSPVVIGAVRSRQTKKNDTERNQVLAVTVHGDSAVAGQGVVQETLNMSNARGYTVGGTIRIVINNQIGFTTSNPNDTRSTEYCTDIAKMIQAPIIHVNGDDPEAVAFAARMAVEYRNLFKRDIFIDLISYRRHGHNEADEPLATQPMMYSIIKKHPTPRKVYADRLIAEGVITEEEAIEMMNLYRDALDNGDRVVKEWREMDTAQMDWLQYLNYDWTSPYESKFPQERFQTLAERVSEYPETLRAHPRVEKIYADRREMAKGEKLFDWGMAETMAYATLLDEGANVRLSGEDAGRGTFFHRHAVVHNQNDGTGYVPLTHLHANQGRFEVWDSVLSEEAVLAFEYGYATTDPKTLTIWEAQFGDFANGAQIVIDQFISSGEQKWGRMCGLVMLLPHGYEGQGPEHSSARLERYLQLCAEQNMQVCIPSTPAQVYHMLRRQSIRKMRRPLIGISPKSLLRHPLAVSSLDELVNGTFQTVIGEIDNIDPKQVKRVVLCSGKVYYDLLEQRRANNQTDVAIIRIEQLYPYPHEDVKKALEPYAHVTDYVWCQEEPLNQGAWYCSKHNFDSSLPEHVKLKYAGRPASASPAVGYMSLHTKQQKQLVEDALTL; this comes from the coding sequence ATGCAGCATTACAATGCCTTTGATGAATGGTTGGCTTCAACCGCTTTGGGTGGTTCTAATCAATCGTATATTGAGGAATTATACGAACGTTATTTAGAAGATCCATCTTCAGTCGATGAAAGCTGGCGTGCTACGTTTGATGCATTGCCGAAAACAATCGCAGTAGAGCAACCACATTCACCAGTCCGTGATTATTTCCGTCGCTTAGCGAGAGAAAATACAACAGAAGCTGTGACGGTTATCGATCCAGAAGCCAGTGCCAAATTAGTTAAAGTCCTCCAATTTATCAATGCTTATCGCTTCCGCGGTCATTTAGAAGCGAAACTTGACCCAATCAATTATTATCGCTGGAAAGTCTCCACCGTACCTGAATTGGATTACCGTTATCACGGTTTTACCGAGCAGGATCTCAATGAAACCTTCAATATTAATCACTACGTCTATCATCGCGATAACATCAAGTTAGGTGATTTAGCTGAAATGCTGAAAGAGACCTATTGCGGCTCAATTGGTCTTGAGTTTATGCATGTTCAAGATATGGAGCAAAAAAGTTGGCTACAAAGCAAATTAGAAAGCCAATTAAATAAACCGCTCTTTACCAAAGAAGAAAAAATTAATTTATTAAGTGAATTGACCGCTGCAGATGGCTTAGAACGCTATCTCGGTGCAAAATTCCCGGGGGCAAAACGTTTCTCTTTAGAGGGAAGTGATGCCTTTATTCCATTAATGAAAGAAATTATTCGTCATGCGAGCAAACAAGGCGTACAAGATGTGATGTTTGGTATGGCACACCGTGGCCGTTTAAACATGTTAGTAAACGTGCTTGGTAAGAAACCTGAAGATCTTTTCGACGAGTTTGCGGGTAAACATTCAGGCGAGCGTACAGGTGACGTGAAATACCACCAAGGTTTCTCTTCTGACTTTGCTGTAGATGATCGTCGCGTGCATTTAACCCTTGCATTTAACCCGTCGCACTTAGAAATTGTTAGTCCAGTGGTTATTGGTGCGGTACGTTCTCGTCAAACCAAAAAGAACGATACAGAGCGTAATCAAGTATTAGCGGTTACTGTTCATGGGGATTCCGCGGTAGCGGGACAAGGTGTTGTACAAGAAACCTTGAATATGTCTAATGCTCGTGGTTATACCGTTGGTGGCACAATCCGTATTGTGATCAATAACCAAATTGGTTTCACCACCTCTAACCCAAATGACACCCGTTCAACAGAATATTGTACGGACATTGCGAAAATGATTCAGGCACCGATTATTCATGTGAATGGTGATGATCCTGAAGCGGTTGCTTTTGCGGCGAGAATGGCGGTGGAATATCGTAATTTATTCAAACGCGATATTTTCATTGATCTGATTTCTTATCGTCGTCATGGTCATAATGAGGCTGATGAACCATTAGCCACTCAACCAATGATGTATAGCATCATCAAAAAACATCCAACGCCCCGCAAAGTCTATGCAGATCGTTTAATTGCTGAAGGGGTAATCACCGAAGAAGAAGCCATCGAGATGATGAATCTCTATCGTGATGCCTTAGATAATGGCGATCGTGTAGTGAAAGAATGGCGAGAAATGGATACCGCCCAAATGGACTGGTTGCAATATCTCAACTATGACTGGACATCCCCTTACGAAAGTAAATTCCCACAAGAACGTTTCCAAACTTTAGCGGAGCGTGTCAGTGAATATCCAGAAACCTTGCGAGCTCATCCTCGTGTCGAAAAAATCTATGCTGATCGCCGTGAAATGGCAAAAGGCGAGAAATTGTTCGATTGGGGTATGGCGGAAACTATGGCATACGCAACCTTATTAGATGAAGGTGCTAATGTTCGTTTATCGGGTGAAGATGCGGGACGTGGTACGTTCTTCCATCGTCATGCGGTTGTGCATAACCAAAATGACGGGACAGGTTATGTGCCATTAACACATTTACATGCCAACCAAGGTCGTTTTGAGGTGTGGGATTCTGTATTATCCGAAGAAGCCGTATTAGCTTTTGAATATGGTTATGCGACAACAGATCCAAAAACATTAACCATTTGGGAAGCGCAATTTGGTGACTTTGCAAACGGTGCACAAATCGTGATTGACCAATTTATCAGTTCAGGCGAACAAAAATGGGGCAGAATGTGTGGCTTGGTGATGTTATTACCACATGGTTATGAAGGCCAAGGTCCAGAGCACTCATCAGCTCGTTTAGAACGTTATTTACAACTTTGTGCAGAACAGAATATGCAAGTGTGTATTCCATCTACACCAGCACAGGTTTACCACATGCTACGTCGTCAATCGATCCGTAAAATGCGTCGTCCATTAATTGGTATTTCACCAAAATCTTTATTACGTCATCCACTTGCCGTGTCAAGTTTAGATGAATTAGTAAATGGCACATTCCAAACAGTCATTGGTGAAATTGATAACATCGATCCGAAACAAGTTAAACGCGTAGTCCTATGCTCTGGTAAAGTGTATTACGATCTCTTGGAACAACGTCGTGCGAATAACCAAACCGATGTGGCGATTATTCGTATTGAGCAGCTTTACCCATATCCACATGAAGATGTGAAGAAAGCATTAGAACCTTATGCTCATGTGACGGATTATGTATGGTGTCAAGAAGAGCCATTAAACCAAGGTGCTTGGTATTGTAGTAAGCATAACTTTGACAGCTCGCTTCCAGAGCATGTGAAGTTAAAATATGCAGGTCGTCCTGCCTCAGCTTCACCTGCGGTAGGTTACATGTCTTTACACACCAAACAGCAAAAACAATTGGTAGAAGACGCGCTGACACTGTAA
- a CDS encoding Bax inhibitor-1/YccA family protein, with amino-acid sequence MQSRIVVNSQEESLLSTHKVLRNTYFLLGLTMAFSAVVAYISMSLNLPYPNLIVLLVGFYGLLFVTNRLANSAWGILAAFAFTGFMGYTIGPILNMYVARGMEDLIMLAFAGTAIVFFACSAYVLTTKKDMSFLSTAIFSLFIVLLLGIVASFFFQIPALAVGISALFVVFSTMTILYETSNIIHGGETNYIRATVSIYVSIYNLFISLLRLLSIFSSDD; translated from the coding sequence ATGCAATCTCGCATTGTTGTTAATTCACAGGAAGAATCACTACTTAGCACACATAAAGTGCTACGTAATACCTATTTCTTATTGGGATTAACGATGGCATTTTCGGCAGTTGTTGCTTATATCTCTATGAGCTTAAACTTGCCTTATCCTAACCTTATCGTGTTACTTGTGGGTTTCTACGGTTTACTTTTCGTGACAAACCGTTTAGCAAATAGTGCGTGGGGGATTTTGGCTGCATTCGCGTTTACAGGGTTTATGGGTTATACCATTGGGCCAATTTTAAATATGTATGTGGCGAGAGGAATGGAAGATTTGATTATGCTTGCTTTCGCAGGTACCGCTATCGTCTTCTTTGCTTGCTCAGCTTATGTGCTAACAACGAAGAAAGATATGTCTTTCCTTTCTACCGCGATTTTCTCATTATTTATCGTGTTATTGTTAGGAATTGTGGCAAGTTTCTTCTTCCAAATTCCAGCATTAGCGGTAGGGATCAGTGCATTGTTTGTGGTGTTCTCAACAATGACAATCCTTTATGAAACCAGCAATATTATTCACGGTGGCGAAACAAACTATATTCGTGCAACAGTGAGTATTTATGTATCAATTTACAACTTATTCATTAGCTTATTAAGATTACTTTCTATCTTCTCAAGCGATGATTAG
- a CDS encoding cytochrome c biogenesis protein CcdA — protein MLDQQLLIGTVFLAGLASFLSPCIFPIIPIYFGILSKGGKKVLNTFLFILGLSLTFVSLGFSFGFLGNILFSNTTRIIAGVIVIILGIHQLGIFKIGLLERTKLVEIKTSGKSTALEAFVLGLTFSLGWTPCIGPILASVLALSGDEGSALYGASMMFVYVLGLATPFVLFSFFSDSLLKRAKGLNKHLDKFKIGGGILIIVMGILLITNNFS, from the coding sequence ATGTTAGATCAACAACTCCTTATTGGAACTGTATTTTTAGCTGGGCTTGCTTCTTTTCTTTCGCCTTGTATTTTCCCGATTATTCCAATTTATTTTGGTATTTTGAGTAAAGGCGGTAAAAAAGTCCTAAATACTTTTTTATTTATTTTAGGGCTTTCCCTTACATTTGTAAGTCTAGGCTTTAGTTTTGGTTTTTTAGGGAATATTTTATTTAGTAACACTACCCGCATTATCGCTGGCGTTATCGTGATTATTTTGGGTATTCATCAACTTGGCATTTTCAAAATTGGTTTGTTGGAACGCACGAAATTAGTGGAAATCAAAACATCAGGAAAATCGACCGCACTTGAGGCATTTGTGCTTGGTTTAACGTTTAGTCTTGGTTGGACACCTTGTATTGGCCCGATTTTGGCTTCCGTGTTAGCTTTATCAGGCGATGAAGGCTCTGCACTTTACGGTGCATCAATGATGTTTGTTTATGTACTTGGTTTAGCAACGCCTTTTGTGCTGTTTTCGTTTTTCTCTGATAGCTTGCTAAAACGTGCCAAAGGGTTAAATAAACACTTAGACAAATTTAAAATCGGTGGCGGAATTTTAATTATCGTGATGGGCATTTTATTGATTACGAATAATTTTTCGTAA
- the cytX gene encoding putative hydroxymethylpyrimidine transporter CytX, whose product MQTKKSSNLAIALIWFTAAISMAEILTGTWFAPLGWQQGLIAIVVGHFIGGSMFFCAGYIGAKTQKSAMQTVQISFGEKGSALFSLLNAMQLMGWTAVMIYMGADVISILNQTPDASLFPFLTLGLGILIILWLLLGFTKLGIFKSISLVTMFLLMLWLSIQVANKPFIAMDVAQNIKFGTAVEIAAVMPLSWLPVVSDHTKNSETPFKTTALSTLTYTATSCWMYALGLGAALVTGKSEISQILSLAGVSVIGVLIVIASTMINTALPAYSTGMSLNNIFPQLKVTPISVLTVIVGIILASTLPVTEYEHFLFFIGSVFAPMIAVLIADFFVLKQHDVRKSVDGVGLGVWFVGFVLYRFLMAKGWESDLGLTFPVIIITFILAILVRKITK is encoded by the coding sequence ATGCAAACGAAAAAATCAAGCAATCTTGCGATTGCGCTCATTTGGTTTACTGCTGCTATTTCAATGGCAGAAATTCTCACCGGTACTTGGTTTGCACCACTAGGATGGCAACAAGGTTTAATCGCCATCGTCGTTGGACACTTTATTGGTGGTTCGATGTTTTTCTGTGCTGGTTACATCGGCGCAAAAACCCAAAAAAGTGCTATGCAAACGGTACAAATTTCATTTGGTGAAAAAGGCTCTGCGCTTTTCTCTTTACTTAATGCCATGCAATTAATGGGATGGACTGCAGTCATGATTTATATGGGCGCTGACGTCATTTCCATCTTAAATCAAACACCTGATGCTTCACTCTTCCCATTTCTTACACTTGGTTTAGGCATACTCATCATACTTTGGCTACTACTCGGCTTTACTAAATTAGGTATCTTTAAAAGCATTTCACTTGTCACCATGTTTTTACTGATGTTGTGGCTTAGTATTCAAGTCGCCAATAAACCATTCATTGCCATGGATGTAGCACAAAATATTAAATTTGGTACGGCAGTTGAAATTGCTGCCGTCATGCCGCTTTCTTGGTTACCGGTAGTATCTGACCATACGAAGAATAGCGAAACACCATTTAAAACGACCGCACTTTCAACGCTGACTTATACCGCGACTAGCTGCTGGATGTATGCTCTTGGTTTAGGTGCAGCATTAGTGACCGGTAAATCTGAAATCTCACAAATTCTTTCGCTTGCTGGTGTCAGTGTTATTGGTGTATTAATTGTCATCGCCTCTACCATGATTAACACTGCTCTTCCCGCCTATTCCACCGGCATGAGTTTAAACAATATTTTCCCTCAATTAAAAGTCACGCCAATCTCCGTACTTACCGTGATTGTGGGCATTATATTAGCCTCAACCTTACCAGTGACAGAATACGAACATTTCTTGTTCTTTATTGGCTCTGTATTCGCGCCAATGATCGCCGTGCTTATCGCTGATTTCTTTGTACTTAAACAGCATGATGTGAGAAAATCAGTTGATGGTGTTGGACTCGGCGTTTGGTTTGTCGGCTTCGTGCTCTATCGTTTTCTTATGGCAAAAGGTTGGGAAAGTGATTTAGGTCTGACTTTCCCTGTTATCATCATTACCTTTATCTTAGCAATCTTAGTACGCAAAATAACTAAATAA
- the odhB gene encoding 2-oxoglutarate dehydrogenase complex dihydrolipoyllysine-residue succinyltransferase, whose product MTIEILVPDLPESVADATVATWHKKVGETVKRDEVLVEIETDKVVLEVPALSDGVVTEILQEEGATVVSKQLLGKLSTQQAGDISTETVKDNEPTPADRQRAAIENSHNNSADQGPAIRRLLAEHDLDAEKIQGSGVGGRITREDIAREVAKRDAQKAKQDVATEQNTISTVAYSSRSEKRVPMTRLRKRIAERLLEAKNTTAMLTTFNEVDMQPIMKLRKTYGEKFEKQHGVRLGFMSFYIKAVVEALKRYPEVNASIDGDDIVYHNYFDISIAVSTPRGLVTPVLRNCDKLSMADIEKQIKSLAEKGRDGKLTVEDLTGGNFTITNGGVFGSLMSTPIINPPQSAILGMHAIKERPVAVDGQVVIRPMMYLALSYDHRLIDGRESVGFLVAIRDLLEDPTRLLLEI is encoded by the coding sequence ATGACAATCGAAATTCTTGTTCCAGATTTACCGGAATCCGTTGCGGATGCAACTGTTGCAACATGGCATAAAAAAGTTGGTGAGACGGTAAAACGTGACGAAGTATTAGTAGAAATTGAAACAGATAAAGTGGTACTTGAAGTACCAGCCTTAAGCGATGGCGTAGTGACTGAAATTCTTCAAGAAGAAGGTGCAACCGTAGTAAGTAAACAGCTTTTAGGTAAACTTTCTACTCAACAGGCTGGCGATATTTCAACTGAAACAGTGAAAGACAATGAACCAACGCCTGCTGATCGTCAAAGAGCAGCCATTGAAAATAGTCACAATAATTCAGCTGATCAAGGTCCAGCTATTCGTCGTTTATTAGCTGAACACGATTTAGATGCCGAGAAAATTCAAGGTTCTGGTGTAGGTGGTCGTATTACTCGTGAAGATATTGCACGCGAAGTGGCAAAACGTGATGCACAGAAAGCGAAACAAGATGTGGCTACAGAGCAAAATACGATTAGCACTGTGGCATATAGCTCTCGTTCAGAAAAACGTGTACCAATGACCCGTTTACGTAAACGTATTGCTGAGCGTTTATTGGAAGCAAAAAATACCACCGCAATGCTCACGACATTCAATGAAGTGGATATGCAGCCGATTATGAAATTACGTAAAACATACGGCGAGAAATTTGAAAAACAACATGGTGTACGTTTAGGCTTTATGTCTTTCTACATTAAGGCTGTGGTTGAAGCATTAAAACGTTATCCCGAAGTGAATGCTTCAATTGATGGTGATGACATTGTGTATCACAACTATTTTGATATTAGCATTGCCGTTTCAACCCCGCGTGGTTTAGTGACACCAGTATTACGCAACTGCGACAAACTCAGCATGGCAGATATTGAGAAACAAATTAAATCACTCGCAGAAAAAGGCCGTGATGGTAAATTAACGGTTGAGGATTTAACTGGTGGTAACTTCACCATTACTAATGGCGGCGTATTTGGTTCTTTAATGTCTACACCAATTATCAACCCACCGCAAAGTGCAATTTTAGGCATGCATGCCATCAAAGAACGTCCGGTTGCGGTAGATGGTCAAGTGGTGATTCGCCCAATGATGTATTTAGCCCTATCTTATGACCACCGTTTAATTGATGGTCGTGAATCCGTCGGCTTCTTAGTAGCGATTAGAGACTTACTAGAAGATCCAACTCGCTTATTATTAGAAATTTAA
- the msrAB gene encoding bifunctional peptide-methionine (S)-S-oxide reductase MsrA/peptide-methionine (R)-S-oxide reductase MsrB → MKLSKTFLFITALCCATPTLAIQNSTSSSGEQKMAMENTQNIREIYLAGGCFWGMEAYMERIHGVKDAISGYANGNTEKTSYQMIGVTDHAETVKVTYDANQISLDKLLQYYFKVIDPTSVNKQGNDRGRQYRTGIYYQDGADKAVIEQALAQLQTKYKKPVQIEVQPLKNYIVAEEYHQDYLKKNPNGYCHIDITKADEPMIDEKDYPKPSDAELKAKLTPLQYSVTQNKHTERSFSNEYWDNFQPGIYVDVTTGEPVFSSNDKFESGCGWPSFTKPIAKEVVHYQTDNSFNMQRTEVLSRAGNAHLGHVFDDGPKDKGGLRYCINSASIKFIPLAEMEKAGYGYLIQSIKK, encoded by the coding sequence ATGAAACTATCAAAAACATTTCTATTTATTACCGCACTTTGTTGTGCTACACCAACTTTAGCAATACAAAATTCAACATCATCATCTGGAGAACAAAAAATGGCAATGGAAAATACACAAAACATTCGAGAAATTTATCTTGCTGGTGGCTGTTTCTGGGGTATGGAAGCATATATGGAGCGCATTCACGGGGTGAAAGATGCGATTTCTGGCTATGCCAATGGTAATACGGAAAAAACCAGTTATCAGATGATTGGCGTAACCGATCACGCAGAAACAGTAAAAGTCACTTACGATGCAAATCAAATTTCGCTCGATAAATTATTGCAATATTATTTTAAAGTGATTGATCCAACGAGTGTAAACAAACAAGGTAACGATCGTGGCAGACAATATCGCACAGGGATTTATTATCAAGATGGGGCAGATAAAGCGGTGATCGAACAAGCACTCGCCCAGCTTCAAACCAAATATAAAAAACCAGTGCAAATTGAGGTGCAGCCGCTTAAAAATTACATCGTAGCAGAAGAATATCATCAAGATTATTTAAAGAAAAATCCAAATGGTTATTGCCATATTGATATTACCAAAGCAGATGAACCTATGATTGACGAGAAAGATTATCCGAAACCGAGTGATGCAGAACTTAAAGCGAAATTGACACCGTTGCAATATTCCGTTACTCAAAATAAACATACTGAACGCTCTTTTAGTAACGAATATTGGGATAACTTCCAACCGGGTATTTATGTTGATGTCACCACGGGCGAGCCTGTTTTCTCTTCAAATGATAAATTTGAATCGGGTTGTGGCTGGCCGAGTTTTACGAAACCAATAGCAAAAGAGGTAGTGCATTATCAAACAGATAATAGTTTTAATATGCAACGTACCGAAGTGCTAAGCCGTGCGGGCAATGCTCATTTAGGTCACGTATTTGATGACGGCCCGAAAGATAAAGGCGGTTTGCGCTATTGCATTAACAGCGCATCAATTAAATTTATTCCGTTAGCTGAAATGGAAAAAGCAGGATACGGATATTTGATTCAATCAATTAAAAAATAA
- a CDS encoding IS3 family transposase has protein sequence MAGLQAKIEEYLVYYNPKRIKLAFKGLSPVQYRSQYLS, from the coding sequence ATTGCTGGATTACAGGCTAAAATTGAAGAATATTTAGTGTATTACAACCCAAAACGCATTAAACTTGCTTTCAAAGGATTGAGCCCAGTGCAATACCGATCTCAATATTTAAGTTAA
- a CDS encoding redoxin family protein → MKKLLSIFLMAFSLNTFAQTNLADVQLKDLNNQPVTLSQYKGKPVYVKMWASWCPICLAGLAEIDDLSAEKNRGFEVITIVSPGHKGEKSPADFIEWYKGLEYKNIKVLLDENGDIIDRVHVRGYPFNLFLDSDLNVKKTVPGHLGAEQIRVFAEK, encoded by the coding sequence ATGAAAAAACTACTATCAATATTTTTAATGGCATTCAGCCTAAACACTTTTGCACAAACTAATTTGGCGGATGTTCAACTCAAAGACTTAAACAATCAGCCAGTTACTTTAAGCCAATATAAAGGCAAACCTGTGTATGTAAAAATGTGGGCATCTTGGTGTCCAATTTGCTTGGCTGGCTTAGCTGAAATTGATGATTTAAGTGCGGAAAAAAATCGTGGATTTGAAGTCATAACCATTGTTTCGCCAGGTCATAAAGGTGAAAAATCACCTGCTGATTTTATTGAATGGTACAAAGGGCTAGAATATAAAAATATTAAAGTCTTGCTAGATGAAAATGGTGATATTATTGATCGTGTTCATGTTCGAGGTTATCCGTTTAATCTATTTTTAGATTCTGATTTAAATGTGAAGAAAACTGTGCCAGGGCATTTAGGCGCAGAGCAAATTCGAGTGTTTGCTGAAAAATAA